The Salvelinus namaycush isolate Seneca chromosome 19, SaNama_1.0, whole genome shotgun sequence DNA window aatgtaacaaaacattatttagaaAACCAATCTGTTAATATGGTTTTTGAAATCTATAATTTGTTTACCAACCTGATAGCTGTACTTTTCATTTATGGTTGacgcagcttgttggccattagccaagtGGTGTTTCCcaacaatttgaatgcacatgaatgcatccaactggtatttacaaCTTCACAACTAgtaaattcccacctcccacATGGTTACGAACGCAGctttaaatgtaatattttgGGTAGAAAAATGTACCATTATAATAGATTACCCGCACATGTACCCTAAAAGGTACCAACCAGTACCATGTGAGTTACTATGTGTACCTTTGAAGGTATCTTATGTTTTCCTTTGGCCTTTTTGTACACCAGGGAACAGCACTGTACCATTAACATACTCTTATTTTTGAGAGTGTGTGCATATACAGTATGTTCTTGGTAACAAATAACCAGCTGGTGGCACTGCTGAGACATTAATACACTCAGACCATAAGattgcaagttcaaatcctcAGAGTATTTATGCACACTTAGTGCTAGATTATATCAGATCCGTGCTAGTGGACACCTGTGTAactggtgtgaaatggctagctagttagcggcgCGCGCTAGTAGTCGTCACTCAATTGGTgtcgtcacttgctctgagaccttgaagtagttgtttcccatTGCTCTACAAGGGCcatggcttttgtggagtgataggTAACAATGCTTCGGGGGTGAATGTTGTCAATGTGTTCACAGGGTCCTtggtttgagcccaggttggggcgaggagagggacagaagcaacACTGTTATACCCACGTAGcagttgttttggcggtgtcggaggtggaactgtgttagagctgtcaaatccacaaatTATCCCAAAAAtatttattgtcacatacaccggataggtgcagtgaaatgtggtgttttacagggtcaaccatagtagtacggcacccctggagcaaattagggtgaagtgccttgttcaagggcacagacaaccttttggttactggccgaATGCTCTAATTGCTAGGCTACTTGTCGTCCTATACCTAGGGAACTAAACTCCACTCCATGGTAAAGAAagtttatgatgaacttcaccaaCAGAGTGAAGCAGAGACCAGGCTTTGTGGAATCTAGCTGTCACTACATTGATTCGCACAAGGTCAATACTtcaaaaaaatgtaatcattAGACACCTACCTTGTACTTATGTTTGTCCTCGGTAGTTGCGTGCCTTTCTTTGTTTGCTGATATCCATACCTTTTCCATAAAAtgttaatcaaatacaaccaccaACTTTTTATTTGTTTCTGTTTCTTGAAGTAGCCGATAACAtacttaaattatttatttttttacagttcTTGACATAAGTGCTTCAAAAGAAGGCTATCCTATGAGTTTAAATGAAATTGCAAGTGAGGCATGCCAAGTTGTTTTGCAGGACGGGCCAAAAGCCCCCAAGTGCATTGCGATTGACAGTAATAATATAGTGAAACACTAATACAGTATCCTATTACTGCAGAAATGTACTGTAAAATGACTATAATTTACCATAAAATTAACAGCAATGTCTAACAGTGTAGTTTCATGttttcacatgtggaaaatcacatgatttcacacGTGAAAcgtgacatttcacatgtgaaataatTTCAAAACATGCTTTTGGAACACTTTACATGTGACATTTCTAGTGACGAGTGATTAGTGCATTTCGAGATTGGTTCAGTTTTGGTTCGATTCCCCCAAAAAATTCAcagttttattttaaaaaaaaactcATTTTTAAAGATGAAATGCATTATGCATTGTGTGGTTTGAATGAAGTAAGAGCACAGCATAAAACAATGAATACatgtcccatgatggtagtgactgcccattactgcttatcacttattaaccatcgtTTTTTCACATTACttcactttaataaaatatttgttgttgtgtatattacatttgctttatttgatgactttatttcATTCCTAGTCATCATCTCATCTATATAGAGtcgctgcctatgctgtctgacaaaatcacaattttagtagttcttcaataTAAGTAAAGCATACTTTTATGACTCCAAAAAaacattccttaccccaggatacttcaactggggACTATCTGGGAGAATGAAGAAAAAGGAGCACTTTGTTCCTACATAAATCAGATTAATTGACGGGACAAGTATGACTCGCTTTCATCagatacttttatgactgctgaataccaactatcaatttcttagatcatgtattttcaggtagagataacTCTCTCTtgattgtgcattcttctgtctcttataCATAGTAGGCGTAAAAGACACACAGAACGGACAAGTAGGTGctcaatggattatggtcattgtagtaaattaccacattttctgtggtaaactatgtagaatattagcctgttggaaactacaactctctACTACATCTCACAGTTCGGGCTTTGTCCGATTTATGAGAAACTGAGAAATAtgcgcattgagctcacagaataataaactaaatggaattcaaataattgaaccgacaTCATCAATTAGtggtttaaaaaacaaaaaataaccaAAATGTCAGCACtagacatttcacatgtgaaaacatgtttttaaaacacttcacatgtgatcacATTTTCAAACGTGCAATTCCATGTGTTATCGCTGTTCAGCTTAATTATGATACCATCTGGGATTTGAATTCACAACCTCTGGAATTGGAATACGCTGATACTGTATTTCTGCTGCGTCACAAAGTCAATAGCGTTCCCCTAAACATTCATTACCTATAATACATCTCAGTGCTTAGCAAAAGAGTAccatctgcactgctattttagttCTCAGTTattctgactattctctcatcatggATTTAATTGACTTATTTCAGCAACTTGAGGGGTTTTTgtgtagttgtctaatgttggtggggcatattattCTGATTTATTGTTACTCCTGAACCATTAATATAAATATATTAGTTTATCTTGAGTGTATTTTTAACAAAGatgagatttactttgaagtccAAAGTGTAGAAATGGAGGTGAAATCAgtcattgacacagacatggtggcgtagcaggaagatcgtaatgctgtgaaccaagaggttgtgagttcaaattcCAGGTAAGAACATGTTGAATAATAAAGAccgaaaaaaaaaaatgtaccctCTTAACCAGGTTtacatccaacctttttatgtgtGTAATGTTCATGTCGGATATAAAAtgtcatgacagaccagctggtAAACTTTACAAAtatcgacaaaacaaaatacacgagacaaggtgggatctttttgtgtctgtaaaattattTATACAAGGAATGTTggtggaaacgcttttatgcggaaatattgatataataatcaTCATATTgtagtaaacttggagtcacgtgatgacatgttgtgtggtcctcccactaggACTTGTCGGGATGCAGTtttttaggctacagatgaaataagttatgatgaacttcacagggtggtgaatgtgcaaggtgatgagcttgacactcctttccaataaatatcgagggtcttattctggtgacatgaatTTCGATGCTTGACGGACGTTATTGTCCATAATATTCTCATCATGTaggtcagtggttcccaaccaggtgtactaggacccctgggggtacttggcctatccacagcgGGTACATGAGAAGACGCATGaaaccataggcctactggtaaaatgcacgagGAGGTACTCAGGGGTACTctgggcagagcaaaattcagttggtggtacagtaaccgaaaaaggttgggaaccacttgTGTAGGCTATAactgcactgtatctgtgagctgttggctcgAGTTCatgtgccaataccagagtgggcacacgCTATATAATGCAAACATTTTCATCAGTTGAAAAAATGTCCTGGAAACACATTTAACTTCTATTTTTTATTCGGTATATGGGAATTTAActgcaaaatgtatttttatgtgcactgcATCATcacttttatctgcaacaagtcaatttgatggaaacacatcttgTTTTTATGCGGATTTGAGAAAATTCACATTAAAAtgtgttgccaattggatggaaacctagctagtgtaGTCATGTTTGTCAAATATGTACGTTGAAAACACAATGTGTATCATAAGAACTTATTTTTGTTTGTAGGGCATCATCTGTGAAATCTCATTTGAAAATGTTAATCCACATTGTGGATCACGTGAAAATCCACATGTGAAATATCATCACATGTAAAACACATGgcttcacatgatttcacatgtgccgaacatatggaaatgtcacgtgaaatcatgtgatttcccacgtgaaatcatgtggtttttccgtaagaggcagatggttagagcaAGGAGCAACACATTTTTGATGACCTAGCCTGAATGTTTAATCCACAGTTAATGGTTTTCAGAGGTGTCTATTCATACATTCCCCAGATGGGAAGGACTAATGCCAGATTTCTGGCTGTACAGAGTGAGTCTGTGCTTGAGAGATTATAGTGGAGATACAGATTCCAACATCAACAGTCATTAGTGAGTGcccacgtcccaaatggcaccctattccttatatagtgccctacttttgaccagggcccatagggttacAAGATGTAGATGAGAAAAGAATATGCACACACCTATGCATGTACAGAgcatttcggaaagtattcagaccccttgacttttccacattttgttatgttacagccttgttctaaaatggattaaatagttttttccctcatcattctgcacactataccccataatgacatagcaaaaaaAATATagtagtactttgttgaagcacctttcgcagcgattacagcctcaagtcgtcttgggtatgacgcaacattcttggcacacctttatttggggagtttcttccattcttctctgcagatcctctcaagctctgtcagggtggatgaggagcatcgctgcacagctattttcaggtctctccagagatgttagatcgggttcaagtcagggctctggctgggccacttgaATACATTCAGagatgtcccgaagccactcctgcgttgtcttggctgtgtgcttagggtcggtatcctgttagaaggtgaaccttaacccaagtctgaggtcctaaacgctctggagcaggttttcatcaaggatctctctgtactttgctccgttcgtctttccctcgatcctgactagtctcccagtccctgccgttgaaaaacatccccacagcatgatgctgccacgaccatgcttcaccgtagggatggtgccaggtttcctacagacataatgcttggcattcaggccaaagatttcaatattggtttcataagaccagagaatcttgtttctcatggtctgagagtctttgagtgcctttaggcaaactcccaagtgggctgtcatgtaccttttactgaggagtggcttccactctaccataaaggcctgattggtggagtgctgcagatatgattgtccttctggaaggttctcccatctccacagaggaactctggagctctgtcaaagtgaccattgggttcttggtcacctccctgactgttcagtttggccggcaaccagctctaggaagagtcttggtggttccaaactccttccatttaagaatgatggaggccactgtgttcttggggaccttcaatgcggcagacatgttttggtacccttccccagatctgtgcctcgacacaatcctgtctcggagctctacggacaattccttcgacctcatggcttggtttttgctctgacatgcactatcaactgtgggaccttatatagacagatgtgtgcctttccaaatcatgtccaatcaattgaatttaccacaggtggactccaatcaagttgtagaaacttctcaagaatgatcaatggaaacaggatgcacctgtgctcaatttcgagtctcatagcatagggtctgaatacttatgtaaataaggtatttctgtttttattttaaaatacatttgcaaaaagaaatgttgttgctttgtcattattggtgtgtagattgatgagggaaaaaatgatttaatacattctcgaataaggctgtaatgtaacaaaatgttgaaaaggtgaaagggtctgaattctttccgaatgcactgtacacctgCACACATCGCGTAGACACACACATtcatatgcgcacacacacacgcacacactcagacTCTGGATGATCTACAGAACAGAAGTGTTGGCTGCAGTCTTTGTTTGTGAGAGTGGTTTTAGATGAATTGAATGTTTACGTCTCTCTCAGGATGTGAGATGGAAATAAAGACCAGATTGGTGCCATTCGTTTTCTGAGTGGAGAACTTATTTTTGAGTTCCTAACACCTCTTTGCATGCTCCTTTTTTTACACAATGATTAAAATGTATTAACCCTTACTAGGCTGGTCTATAGTAGGTCCCTGGTCAAGGTACCACTGTAAATATACATGGTCATTCTAGAACAGGAGTGGGCAAACTACGGCCTGCGGGATGGGCAAACTACATTCAATCCGGCCCGCGGGAGGTTTGAGTATTTTTTTTAGAAACTTTTGGTGGGGGAATTATTATTTTGTGAAACAAAAAAATGTGCGGCCCTCCGTTGAATTTCGAAATCCCAATGTGGCCCTCGAGCCAAAAAGTTTGCCCATCCCTGTTCTAGAACATGAGCAGAAGAACACATTGTGGAACATAGAGATGAGAACACTCCACTCCATGGTTGTTCCAGGACAACCCTGAATTCTAGAACACCAGAAACAGAGTGACGTAATCAATCCAGCATGGGCCGGACCAATTTCCAGATCAAACCAGTCCAGAACGCTTTTAGCTTCATCTTGAATAAAACCCCAACCAAGTCCAGCTTAAGTAGGTGGATTCAGAACTGTACAGTCACGAAGAGTGAAGTCCATCGCCTGATGATCCAACAGGGTTCTAACCAGGCTGGCCCATTTATAAGGCAGATATCGTAACCGGTTTCAAAACAACATGTTTTAATAGGCCATCTGCACGCAATAACCGAGAGAAAAGAGCAGCTGGAAAATGTAACTGTCAGAAAGCAGCAGGTCTACAAGCTCTGTCAGTTTATAGAGCAGCAGACGGATGCCATCGTTGTCTTACTCTCACCTAACCGGACCTCTCCCTTTTTCTTGCAATGATATTGAAATATGACTCCATCTTCTTCTCAGAGATGGTTGTGTTTTCTTGTCCAGAGTCCTCTTGAGGACAGATAatagtgtttgttttttcctgcACTGTAGAAATGCACCATATAGACACACATTGGAAAGCAGCACAGCTCTCTACACACCAAGCCCATTCAGTAACATCTGGGTGGATGGAGCTCTTGTAGGCACCTCAGTGTCATCCATCCAGCCCAGTCTAGTTTCCACAGATCTAGCTCTGAGCTCAGAGCCTACAGGTCTAGTATATGAAGGTGAGGAGGCAGTCCTGTTGGGGCTCCGGGGGCTGATCCAGGGCGGTGGAGGGGTGTAGGGGTAGGGGCAGGTGGGGGAAGTGTTGGAAGAGGGTGGACATGGGAGTGGCGCTCACACTGTAGGCCTTCAGGGACGACAACCCATTTAGCGCTGACACATCCAGGAAGGATACATGGAGAACGGAGGAGGGGGAGGCGGGGTCAGTGGAGGAGAGGCACCCCATCCCCTCCATATCCCTACTCGTAGAGGAGATGGTGAGGACCTGCTCCAAGTGTGGAGCGCCCTGGGCAGCACTGTGGACCCTCAGCCTACGGAGGCCAAACAGGGCCAGGTACTGGTTGGGGATGGCCAGGGTGCCAGTGGCACAGAACGACAGGCGTAGGTCGAGCACCACGCTGCCGTTCAGCAGCTCTGTGAGAACCCAGGGCTCTCTGAGCCACACAGTCAGTCCGCCCTGCTCCCTCAGGCCGCCGGGGGTCAGCTTGGAGCGCAGCACAGTGTGGCAGCTGCACAGCAGGTTGGCCAGCGCCTCGTCACAGTCCTGGATGTGGGCGGAGCAGCTGCAGTTCCGCAGGCTGTTGCTGTTGTCGGTGCTGTCAAAGAGCAGGGTGCTGTTGCCGGGGCCTGTGTTCAGGGTGACAGTTGAGGGGAGGATTAGAACCCACAGAGTCCACAGCAACAGGGCAGGGGGACGGCGCCAAGAGGAGGCCCTGTTTAGAGACATCTCCAAGGCAACCAATTGGACTACATCTTCACAGAGGGGATATCCTGAAGGCTGTATGCAAATCTGTATGATAGGAGGGAAAGTTATGTAAGTACATGTTTTTAAGGAGCTTTGGGTGTATACAAGGTTGAAATCACAACATAGACACCAAGACCAATTCATAAACAAAGCTAAATCGAAAGCAAGACAAATCATACCAGTGGGAAAAATGAGTCAGATTGCTCTCTGCCTCTTTGTCACAAAGAACACACAATTATACAGACACTCACTTGCTCATAATAgcacatggtccctagctgttcTGTCCTACAGTAACCTAGCTGCTACTGATTAACATCTCCAGTTTATTGGTTTAAGGGCTGTGAGAGACAGCCAGCTGAATTCAGCTTTTTATTTCCAGGACAGCCCAGGCTACCGCAGACGCAATTGAGCCACTTATTTTTTGCTCCACTACTTTATTAGGGCGAGGTCCTTCCAGGCCCTGGGCTACTGCGGATGGCATTTGGCTGTCTATAAAAGTGCCTGCGCCGTGCTGTGCTGCGGTAAAGGCTGTGGCCAGCCACATTAAAACTGTcaggaaaaataaaacactgcCTCTTTCTTTCCCAATTGAGGAGCGAAGGAAAaatgtgatgaataagccatcttgACTTCAAGAAGCAAGGACTTTCCGATGCTGTGATTGGCGTCACGGTTGGATATAATGtacatagatggaaaaaaagAAGGATTGATCTGGTCACAAAGAACCCTTTTTATTTTTCTCTTATATAAACTGCGTATAGCGCTTATCAGGGTTTCAGTTGCTAAAACAGTGCCATATTCAAACTATATTTTCTCTCTAACTTAAGAGGATATATTTGTTTGAAAACCCAGCCTTGCAGAGGATTGGCTATGACGATCCCAATCCTCATTTTAGCATCAACAGATTATATCCATCACACAGTACAAAATAATTCTCAGTTTAAACAGAATATGCCACTGGCCTTAAATCTAAACTAAAACCTCAGCAGCTGTGGCTTCACACAACACTGTGTTAACTTACTTCCATTCTGTGCTAAGTGTCTGACTGCTTCTAACTCCCTCGGCCTGCAGCCACTGTATCCTTCAGTCACCTGACCCCTGCTAAGTACACAGAACCACAGCCCAGTCTGCATTACCGGAGCCCAAGCTCTAATAGACTACtgttcccttcctcctccagaCCACAGCCCTGACTCAGAGGTCTGCAATACTAGAAGCCTATGCAGTGCTATAAACTCCTGTTTAGATATCTCCCTCCTTATTTCCACTCCGTTACTGTCCAAGtcccactcatctctctctcccgaGTTATGTCACACCAAACATCTTCTTCTCCCTCTGCCCTActgtcttcctctccctctccctcctttcccttgCTGCAGGCTCCAGCTGCATGGCCGGATGCTGAAGgagagggagggcgggagggagggagggaaggtggCTGCTGTTCCAGACAGCTATGAGGAGAGGCACAGAGCATTCCTCTGACATCATGTTCCACATGCGGCCGCAAGCAGGCACCcaattcccccccccctcccccgctcccctttctctgcctctccaaatcctctctccttttccctccaaatcCAATCTCCTTCTCTTTCGTTTTCTATGTCTGTTAcgtatacacacatgcacacacagacataagGCCGGCACTTTAATAGATTCCCGTATGATAAATGACTCAAGATGTGGCTTGACTATTAAATGTGTGGCTTGACTATTAAATGTATGGCTACTTACAGGGATGGCACTGgcggtggtcagggaggcatgtTGTCGTCTTCTCTGCTTCTCAGATGTTAGCCTTTTAGCTCTGCTCCTGACGCAGCAACTTAGCCTTCCACATCTGTTGGGAGACACGCTGGAACTCCGCACCCCTGTCTAGCAGACGCAAGGGTGAGAAACGgtcagcccagagagagaggcagagaggggagggggagacagagagcaggggggagaaaaagaggagaggagaaagaaagaggactTAGGCTTACTCTCTGAACACGGGACACCACAGACAGTCTTCAGTGATGACATGACAGACACAAATTCTCTGCCCATTTTCTCCTCATGTCACTCgctttcactccctccctcccttatttcctccctctctctctcctcctcttctactAACTGCACCTTCCTCTCCATGTCAGTGATGTATCTCAAGCTTCCACCTGCTGTTAGAATATGGTACTACTAAAAACATTTTTATCACGCCACTCAGACTAATCGAGACCACTTAAATTATTAAAATAGCATATCTATCCAATCATGTTATCTGACTCCCATACATTTAATCTGAAATGTTTTCAACTAATACAAGCTGCAAAAAAGGAGACAATATAGCCAATGTGCATTACGTTCTTGTCCTTTGAAAAGCTATGTAGACTTGGATTTTAAATAGGAGTCTGTTGGCCTATGACAGGGTAATGGAAGTACACAGTGGTCTCTTCACGTCATACACTAGAGGGAGAAGACCCATGGACACATTGCCTGATGGTCCTCATTAATATTACTGCCTTtactgagtgtgtttgtgtgtatgtgtcccaACTAGTACATAAAACACATTCTTTCCCAGAGAAACACACATGCATATGTAAAGGAAAAACACCAACAAAATAAACAGGCCCACAATAAATATAATTATACTCATGTATACTGTATCTCTATGAATCAACAGCTGATACACAGCAAAAATACCTAGTGTTAAATTAACATTGAAAATGTGGACCTGAATAGACACTGAATAGTGTAGACCTTTTATTACTAGGCAAGTTATTTAAGagcaaattcatatttacaggggcagaatgacagatttttgccttgtcagctcggagtaTTGATACagctacctttcggttactggcccaacactctaaccactaggctacctgccgccccgaatTAAGCTTGATTTCCATATTTCCCAGAGTGCTTTGCCATTCAAGTGagttgtagagttaccacccatgattGATTTTGtgagtgacagagacatggttgtttcATTCATCTATTTTCAGTCCTCTGGGCATCACCGAGTGAGATCCTAAGTGGATATGTCATCGttaatattttattatttaaagGTCCTGAACAGTCATTCTGAAAATTAGTTTTTCTCTCATGGCTAACTACCAGCAGTGTTGTAGTAAAATCAGCTCAAGCAAATTTGGTGATCCACAAAAcaactcaaacaacattgaaattgcatgTCTCTTGTGATGCGGTTCACAGCAGCACTGAAGGATATGTTGACTTGACAACTGCTTCTATGATGTTGGTTCCAGGGCGGTACTTATTTAAGTTAGGTAAGAtaatatcatgttaccattggtgtattaaaatgagagttaagGTGTCCCCTTAATaatgaatccaagtgtttgacatggaccagtaactttatgatcaaactttatcaatgtagaagcaacagACAATTTTCATACTTTAGTCatcatactttgatctggtttcatccaaatatcatccaaacatgattttgactgttcatCATGACCTTTAACAATGTTCCAGTGTCTATACAGGTCCACACgttgtgttaatttaacactggagaatttgctgtgaGACGGAAGCAGGAAACTACTAACATTGTGAAACTGAGGTGTGAAAAGAATGCAGATATGAAAAAAAGATTTATGTCGGTAACAGCAAAGGGCAAACAAACTACAATATAACTACCCACCCCTCCTGTTTTGTCTTCCGAGGAATGTTGTGACAGAGGGGCTCATGGGTAAATCTCAACGTCTCACAGGCTTGTTCCACTGAACAGATACATCATTATGCAGCACCATGCATGATTTGTACTATTCAAACCCTCTCAGTCATGACTCACTCACCAAAGCACACTAATACACTGTTTACTGACTAATATATTAGCATGTTTACCTCTTTGAGAGTAGGTgcacattcattcattcatgtttgtgtttgtgtggcaACGTTGTTGCTAGCAACCAAGAAAACTGTCCACTGCAGGGATGACAAAACAGATGGAAAGTTTGGCTTTTCTACCGAGGGCCAGGGCTTGAGTGAGATCACTTCCTGCCTGTGTGGTTCCAGTAAGTGTCTGGGCGAGAGAGGAGACGAGATGCCAGCGTGGTTGCCAGGACAGTGGAACACACTGCGACCCT harbors:
- the LOC120064375 gene encoding uncharacterized protein C21orf62-like — protein: MSLNRASSWRRPPALLLWTLWVLILPSTVTLNTGPGNSTLLFDSTDNSNSLRNCSCSAHIQDCDEALANLLCSCHTVLRSKLTPGGLREQGGLTVWLREPWVLTELLNGSVVLDLRLSFCATGTLAIPNQYLALFGLRRLRVHSAAQGAPHLEQVLTISSTSRDMEGMGCLSSTDPASPSSVLHVSFLDVSALNGLSSLKAYSVSATPMSTLFQHFPHLPLPLHPSTALDQPPEPQQDCLLTFIY